A region of Vibrio porteresiae DSM 19223 DNA encodes the following proteins:
- a CDS encoding NAD(P)-binding oxidoreductase, producing MSSVLVIGAAGKVGHWLIPKLVTNHHEVMGMYRHAEQKETLLEAGAYPVYGDLLELDVNGLATLMKGCDCVIFTAGAGGKGGEEMTNAIDGRGLELAVDAATLAGVSRFLLVSAFPEAGRARFISDTFENYMRVKKLADVYLAQSNLNWVILRPGTLTDTSGKGLVKAGLAIPYGKVSREDVASMLVALVEHPQINRMIIELTEGDTFIEQSIRQLNG from the coding sequence ATGAGCTCAGTGTTGGTAATTGGAGCAGCAGGTAAAGTTGGGCATTGGCTTATTCCTAAATTGGTGACGAATCATCACGAAGTGATGGGGATGTATCGTCATGCGGAACAAAAAGAAACTTTGTTGGAAGCCGGAGCTTATCCTGTCTATGGCGATTTGCTTGAGTTGGATGTCAATGGTTTAGCCACGTTAATGAAAGGCTGTGACTGCGTTATTTTTACCGCAGGTGCGGGCGGCAAAGGTGGCGAGGAAATGACAAATGCCATTGATGGGCGAGGGTTAGAATTGGCGGTGGACGCCGCGACATTAGCGGGTGTGAGTCGCTTTTTGTTGGTATCGGCTTTTCCGGAGGCAGGCCGAGCGCGCTTTATATCAGATACCTTTGAAAACTATATGCGTGTGAAGAAGTTAGCGGATGTTTATCTTGCCCAGTCCAATTTGAATTGGGTTATCTTGCGTCCTGGAACATTGACGGATACATCTGGTAAAGGACTTGTCAAAGCGGGTCTTGCTATTCCTTATGGGAAAGTCTCTCGCGAAGATGTCGCGAGTATGTTGGTCGCTCTAGTCGAGCATCCGCAAATTAATCGCATGATTATCGAGCTTACGGAAGGTGATACCTTTATTGAACAGTCGATTCGCCAGTTAAACGGCTAA
- a CDS encoding GFA family protein, protein MIKLTCHCGNIELMLSKLPTEATKCNCSICHRYGALWSYFPKK, encoded by the coding sequence ATGATCAAATTGACGTGTCATTGTGGCAACATCGAGTTGATGTTATCTAAATTGCCAACGGAAGCAACAAAGTGCAACTGTTCGATTTGCCATCGTTACGGCGCGCTCTGGAGCTACTTTCCCAAAAAGTGA
- a CDS encoding LysR family transcriptional regulator: MPRENYSDIIAFIAVAKESSFTRAAAKLGVSQSALSHTIRSLETRLGVRLLMRTTRSVSLTEAGKTLFDEVADMFEAIDASIESLSDWREHPTGTIRITANDHAADNILWPRLVPLLARYPDIKLEINIDYGLTNIVEQRFDIGVRIGDQIAKDMIAVKIGPEMRMAVVGSPEYFAKHPIPKEPSDLMHHQCINLRLQSHGGLYAWEFDNGVTQVNVHVEGQLTFNTTNQMLQGALDGFGLAYVPDDIIALHIEQGKLVRVLTDWCEPFPGYHIYYPNRRQSSAAFNLVVDALRYSTNM, encoded by the coding sequence ATGCCAAGAGAAAACTACAGTGACATTATTGCTTTTATCGCCGTTGCCAAAGAAAGCAGCTTCACCCGAGCCGCTGCCAAGCTTGGCGTGTCTCAATCCGCGTTAAGCCATACCATTCGCTCACTTGAAACTCGCCTTGGTGTGCGCTTGTTAATGCGTACCACGCGTAGTGTGTCATTAACTGAAGCGGGAAAAACACTGTTTGATGAAGTCGCTGATATGTTTGAAGCGATCGACGCCAGTATTGAGTCGCTGAGTGATTGGCGTGAACATCCGACGGGCACCATTCGTATCACCGCCAATGATCATGCGGCAGACAATATATTGTGGCCACGTTTGGTCCCTTTACTGGCGCGTTACCCGGATATTAAGTTAGAGATCAATATTGATTACGGTTTGACCAATATTGTTGAACAACGCTTTGACATTGGCGTTCGAATTGGCGATCAAATCGCAAAAGATATGATTGCGGTAAAAATTGGACCAGAGATGAGAATGGCTGTGGTTGGCTCACCAGAATACTTTGCCAAGCATCCGATACCCAAAGAACCCAGCGATCTGATGCATCATCAATGTATTAATTTGCGTTTGCAAAGCCATGGCGGTCTCTACGCTTGGGAATTTGATAATGGCGTTACGCAAGTCAATGTTCACGTGGAAGGCCAATTGACCTTTAATACCACCAATCAAATGCTTCAAGGTGCGCTTGATGGTTTTGGTTTGGCTTATGTACCAGACGACATTATTGCGCTGCATATCGAACAGGGAAAACTTGTCAGAGTGTTAACCGATTGGTGCGAACCTTTTCCTGGTTATCATATCTATTATCCTAATCGTCGTCAGTCGTCTGCTGCCTTTAATCTGGTGGTCGATGCGCTGCGTTATTCTACAAATATGTAG